The proteins below are encoded in one region of Brassica napus cultivar Da-Ae chromosome A6, Da-Ae, whole genome shotgun sequence:
- the LOC106351050 gene encoding protein GRIM REAPER: MVIKIPNTIIKTTSLLSLILYFLITTTSNPHSVLGDEVADEEDPEFYILDEAPTILSNVTVSSKTRLLVSKYKKIKKGMRCHVESYNICNGVKANNGTSLLHCCKMHCRNILGDMNNCGRCGKKCGFGQRCCGGVCTYVNFNPNHCGKCTRKCKSGVECEYGYCGYA, from the coding sequence ATGGTCATTAAGATTCCCAATACTATCATTAAAACCACCTCACTTCTCTCTTTAATCCTATACTTCCTAATAACAACAACATCTAATCCTCATTCCGTTTTGGGTGATGAGGTTGCCGACGAAGAAGATCCCGAGTTTTACATTCTTGATGAAGCTCCCACAATACTCTCAAACGTGACAGTTTCATCCAAAACTAGACTACTAGTTTCTAAGTACAAGAAGATCAAGAAAGGAATGAGATGTCACGTGGAGAGTTACAACATTTGCAATGGAGTCAAAGCCAACAATGGCACGAGCCTATTGCATTGCTGCAAGATGCATTGTCGAAATATTCTTGGAGACATGAATAACTGTGGTCGATGCGGTAAGAAGTGTGGTTTTGGGCAGCGTTGCTGCGGTGGTGTTTGCACGTACGTTAACTTTAACCCTAACCATTGTGGGAAGTGCACGAGGAAGTGCAAGTCAGGGGTTGAGTGTGAGTATGGATATTGCGGGTATGcttaa
- the LOC106345915 gene encoding proton pump-interactor 4-like, with the protein MGSTKSLPSLSVLPKHLLEQMGSPVSLCNGGLDARRLVIGDLSSRETTEEEEDYAVFSGEEEEEEEEDGWREDRFCFYFVKQFAYDDPEIKAKIDEADNEIYNCNSERIHIANRLKAKRAEKLSLMSSVDGYNVMSERLSEVEMEMELLDAQMGCVLDQRDRAFERIKLLRVQRDKGNAAFFQSRAVMKKAIELAACGNFRDLEELAYSEVDKFMSRWNNDKAFRDDYKKRILPSLEERKVRRNEQIRSSECDVDTENRDETAVELKRFSTEEEEESDEEALKEKRREEQLEKAKLAMERKRKLHEKAAAKAARRAKKEAEKKLKELEKRAKKKKDLERTPETVTEPSEPEKEKPLNGRSVSWNQRSLRYRHHHKKGNENVPKAILKRRRAYRLWVWSVSSAALALPLALFIVFFYVR; encoded by the exons ATGGGATCAACAAAAAGTCTGCCCTCTCTCTCTGTACTTCCGAAACATCTTCTC GAACAAATGGGTTCTCCGGTTTCACTCTGCAACGGCGGCTTAGATGCGCGACGGCTTGTAATCGGAGATCTGTCGTCGAGAGAGACcacggaggaggaagaggacTACGCTGTGTTCTCCggtgaggaggaggaggaggaggaggaggatgggTGGAGAGAGGATCGTTTCTGTTTCTACTTTGTGAAGCAGTTTGCTTACGATGACCCTGAGATTAAGGCTAAGATCGATGAAGCTGATAATGAGATTTATAATTGTAACAGTGAGAGGATTCACATTGCAAACAGATTGAAAGCTAAAAGG GCTGAGAAATTGTCTCTGATGTCATCAGTTGATGGATACAATGTAATGAGTGAGAGGTTAAGTGAGGTTGAGATGGAGATGGAGTTGTTGGATGCTCAAATGGGTTGTGTGCTTGATCAAAGAGACAGAGCCTTTGAAAGGATTAAATTATTGAGGGTACAACGAGACAAAGGG AATGCCGCCTTTTTCCAGAGCCGTGCTGTCATGAAGAAGGCTATAGAGTTAGCTGCTTGTGGAAACTTTAGAGATCTTGAAGAGCTTGCTTACTCCGAG GTTGATAAATTTATGTCTCGTTGGAACAATGACAAAGCTTTTAGGGATGATTACAAGAAAAGAATCTTGCCTTCTCTTGAGGAGCGAAAGGTTAGGCGCAATGAGCAGATTAGGAGCTCAGAATGTGATGTAGATACTGAGAATAGAGATGAAACAGCAGTAGAACTCAAGAGGTTTAGtactgaggaggaggaggagagtgaTGAAGAAGCTTTGAAGGAGAAGAGACGAGAAGAGCAGTTAGAAAAAGCTAAACTAGCGatggagaggaagaggaagctACATGAGAAAGCTGCTGCTAAAGCTGCCAGAAGAGCTAAGAAGGAAGCTGAGAAGAAACTCAAGGAGCTCGAGAAGAGagctaagaagaagaaggatctaGAGAGAACACCAGAGACAGTCACGGAACCATCAGAGCCGGAGAAGGAGAAACCACTGAATGGGAGATCAGTGAGTTGGAACCAGAGAAGTCTTAGGTACAGACATCATCACAAGAAAGGAAACGAGAATGTTCCCAAAGCCATCTTGAAGCGTAGGAGAGCTTACAGGTTATGGGTTTGGAGTGTTTCCTCTGCTGCACTTGCGCTCCCTCTAGCTCTCTTCATTGTCTTCTTTTACGTTcgatga
- the LOC106351049 gene encoding beta-glucuronosyltransferase GlcAT14B-like isoform X1, which yields MFFSKRIKPLLFLSFIEVAPIQRKGTRKQTMSHGYKSSSMGYAYMDKKWVFSFVITSLVCVVLIVTSFNMGLMTSFRPPFNETIPHFATNDPKVEEDKLPRLAYLVSGSKGDLASLWRTLRALYHPRNQYIVHLDLESSLDERLELASRISNDSMYSKNGNVYMITKANLVTYTGPTMVANTLHACAILLKRSPDWDWFINLSASDYPLVTQDDLLYTFSTLDRNLNFIDHTSDLGWKNEKRAMPLMVDPGLYMLNKADNLWVRPGRSLPTAFKLHTGSAWMALSRSFVEYIIWGWDNLPRTLLMYYTNFVSSPEGYFHTVICNAPEFSKTVVNHDLHYIAWDRPPRQHPRTLSLGDMEPMIASGAPFARKFSRDDSALNKIDKELLMRTNKGGFTPGGWCGGKQECTVVKDVAKIRPGLGAERLKGLVDRLVAEAKSGQNQCE from the exons atgtttttttccaAACGTATCAAACCTCtgctctttctctcttttataGAAGTTGCACCAATACAGAGAAAAGGAACAAGAAAACAG ACTATGTCTCATGGTTACAAATCCTCATCAATGGGGTATGCATACATGGATAAGAAATGGGTATTCTCATTTGTGATCACATCTCTTGTGTGCGTTGTCCTCATCGTAACCTCCTTCAACATGGGTCTAATGACTTCATTTCGACCACCATTCAATGAAACTATTCCACATTTCGCAACAAATGATCCCAAAGTTGAGGAGGACAAGCTCCCACGTTTAGCttaccttgtctccgggtctaAAGGAGATCTTGCAAGTCTTTGGAGAACTCTTAGAGCATTGTACCATCCAAGAAACCAATACATTGTTCACTTGGATCTTGAATCATCCCTTGACGAGAGACTAGAGCTGGCTTCTCGCATTAGTAATGATTCTATGTATTCTAAGAATGGGAATGTTTATATGATAACCAAAGCTAATCTTGTGACCTATACTGGACCAACAATGGTAGCGAATACACTTCATGCTTGTGCCATTCTTCTTAAGAGAAGTCCGGATTGGGATTGGTTTATTAATCTCAGTGCTTCAGATTATCCATTAGTGACACAAGATG ATCTTTTGTATACATTTTCAACTTTGGACCGCAACCTCAACTTTATCGACCACACAAGTGACTTAGGTTGGAAAAA TGAAAAACGGGCAATGCCATTAATGGTTGATCCTGGACTCTACATGCTAAACAAAGCAGACAATCTTTGGGTCAGACCTGGTCGAAGTTTACCAACTGCGTTTAAGTTACATACCG GATCAGCTTGGATGGCTCTCTCTCGCTCCTTCGTGGAGTATATCATTTGGGGTTGGGACAACTTACCAAGAACTTTACTCATGTATTACACAAACTTTGTTTCTTCTCCTGAAGGTTACTTCCACACAGTCATATGTAACGCCCCTGAGTTCTCCAAAACCGTGGTGAACCATGATCTTCACTACATCGCGTGGGACAGACCTCCAAGACAGCATCCTCGTACGTTGTCCTTAGGAGACATGGAGCCAATGATTGCCAGCGGTGCTCCATTTGCTAGAAAGTTCAGTAGAGATGACAGTGCTTTGAATAAGATCGATAAGGAACTGCTTATGCGGACCAACAAAGGTGGTTTCACTCCTGGTGGGTGGTGTGGTGGGAAACAGGAGTGCACAGTTGTGAAAGATGTGGCTAAGATCAGACCTGGTTTAGGGGCAGAGAGGCTCAAGGGGCTTGTAGATAGGTTAGTTGCAGAAGCAAAATCAGGACAAAACCAGTGTGAATAG
- the LOC106351049 gene encoding beta-glucuronosyltransferase GlcAT14B-like isoform X2, which produces MCQTMSHGYKSSSMGYAYMDKKWVFSFVITSLVCVVLIVTSFNMGLMTSFRPPFNETIPHFATNDPKVEEDKLPRLAYLVSGSKGDLASLWRTLRALYHPRNQYIVHLDLESSLDERLELASRISNDSMYSKNGNVYMITKANLVTYTGPTMVANTLHACAILLKRSPDWDWFINLSASDYPLVTQDDLLYTFSTLDRNLNFIDHTSDLGWKNEKRAMPLMVDPGLYMLNKADNLWVRPGRSLPTAFKLHTGSAWMALSRSFVEYIIWGWDNLPRTLLMYYTNFVSSPEGYFHTVICNAPEFSKTVVNHDLHYIAWDRPPRQHPRTLSLGDMEPMIASGAPFARKFSRDDSALNKIDKELLMRTNKGGFTPGGWCGGKQECTVVKDVAKIRPGLGAERLKGLVDRLVAEAKSGQNQCE; this is translated from the exons ATGTGTCAGACTATGTCTCATGGTTACAAATCCTCATCAATGGGGTATGCATACATGGATAAGAAATGGGTATTCTCATTTGTGATCACATCTCTTGTGTGCGTTGTCCTCATCGTAACCTCCTTCAACATGGGTCTAATGACTTCATTTCGACCACCATTCAATGAAACTATTCCACATTTCGCAACAAATGATCCCAAAGTTGAGGAGGACAAGCTCCCACGTTTAGCttaccttgtctccgggtctaAAGGAGATCTTGCAAGTCTTTGGAGAACTCTTAGAGCATTGTACCATCCAAGAAACCAATACATTGTTCACTTGGATCTTGAATCATCCCTTGACGAGAGACTAGAGCTGGCTTCTCGCATTAGTAATGATTCTATGTATTCTAAGAATGGGAATGTTTATATGATAACCAAAGCTAATCTTGTGACCTATACTGGACCAACAATGGTAGCGAATACACTTCATGCTTGTGCCATTCTTCTTAAGAGAAGTCCGGATTGGGATTGGTTTATTAATCTCAGTGCTTCAGATTATCCATTAGTGACACAAGATG ATCTTTTGTATACATTTTCAACTTTGGACCGCAACCTCAACTTTATCGACCACACAAGTGACTTAGGTTGGAAAAA TGAAAAACGGGCAATGCCATTAATGGTTGATCCTGGACTCTACATGCTAAACAAAGCAGACAATCTTTGGGTCAGACCTGGTCGAAGTTTACCAACTGCGTTTAAGTTACATACCG GATCAGCTTGGATGGCTCTCTCTCGCTCCTTCGTGGAGTATATCATTTGGGGTTGGGACAACTTACCAAGAACTTTACTCATGTATTACACAAACTTTGTTTCTTCTCCTGAAGGTTACTTCCACACAGTCATATGTAACGCCCCTGAGTTCTCCAAAACCGTGGTGAACCATGATCTTCACTACATCGCGTGGGACAGACCTCCAAGACAGCATCCTCGTACGTTGTCCTTAGGAGACATGGAGCCAATGATTGCCAGCGGTGCTCCATTTGCTAGAAAGTTCAGTAGAGATGACAGTGCTTTGAATAAGATCGATAAGGAACTGCTTATGCGGACCAACAAAGGTGGTTTCACTCCTGGTGGGTGGTGTGGTGGGAAACAGGAGTGCACAGTTGTGAAAGATGTGGCTAAGATCAGACCTGGTTTAGGGGCAGAGAGGCTCAAGGGGCTTGTAGATAGGTTAGTTGCAGAAGCAAAATCAGGACAAAACCAGTGTGAATAG
- the LOC106351048 gene encoding lectin-like protein At1g53080: MQIQNICFIALFISLFSTETISAIKFNFNHFEGTNLIFIGYAELGPATDGMSRSGALSMTRDNIPFSHGQGLYTDPIPFKPSNNTSSSVYSFKTSFTFSITPRKSNPNPGHGLAFIVVPTVNYDQDSTRGFLGLVNKTTNGNPNNHLFAVEFDVFQDKRFGDINDNHVGVNVNSVNSMVSEKAGYWIQTRTGGKKQWLFKEVKLSSGEKYKAWIEYKNSKVSVTLAPAHLKKPKMPMIETHVDLSEVVLETMYTGFAGSMGRGIERHDIWSWSFENTAKNI; the protein is encoded by the coding sequence ATGCAGATCCAAAACATATGTTTCATTGCTCTATTCATATCTTTGTTCAGCACTGAAACCATTTCCGCCATCAAATTCAACTTCAACCATTTCGAGGGAACAAACCTAATCTTCATCGGTTACGCTGAGCTAGGACCAGCAACCGATGGCATGAGCCGGTCAGGTGCTCTCTCCATGACCCGTGACAATATTCCATTCTCACATGGCCAAGGACTCTACACAGACCCCATCCCATTTAAACCCTCCaacaacacttcttcttctgtttACTCTTTCAAAACATCATTCACTTTCTCCATCACTCCTCGCAAGTCAAACCCTAACCCTGGTCATGGCCTCGCCTTCATCGTGGTCCCAACCGTAAACTACGACCAAGACTCAACCCGTGGCTTCCTCGGTCTAGTTAACAAGACAACCAATGGCAATCCCAATAACCATCTTTTTGCCGTTGAGTTTGATGTTTTTCAAGATAAACGTTTTGGCGATATTAATGATAATCATGTTGGTGTTAACGTTAACTCGGTTAACTCGATGGTTTCTGAGAAAGCTGGTTACTGGATTCAGACAAGAACTGGAGGAAAGAAACAGTGGTTGTTTAAGGAAGTGAAGCTAAGTAGTggagagaagtacaaggcttggATCGAGTATAAGAATAGTAAGGTTAGTGTTACGCTCGCTCCTGCGCATTTGAAGAAACCGAAGATGCCAATGATTGAAACACATGTTGATCTTTCTGAGGTTGTTCTTGAGACAATGTACACCGGTTTTGCTGGTTCGATGGGCCGTGGCATCGAGCGTCACGACATTTGGAGTTGGAGTTTCGAGAACACCGCCAAAAACATTTGA
- the LOC106345914 gene encoding lectin-like protein At1g53070, with the protein MTMQTLCFVNLFIAISISQATSAYRFQFNNFGINGSDLFSFHGDAEYGPDAGRMSRSGALGLTQFRIPFSHGRAIYINPITFKPPNNASSVYPFKTSFTFSITPHNTNPTPGHGFAFLVVPRNQDDAASGLGYLSLVNRTSNGNPNNHLFAVEFDVFQDKYLHDINDNHVGIDINSVDSVTSVKSGYWVMTRSGWLFKDLKLSSGDKYTAWIEYNNNLKVISVTIGLAHLKKPNRPLIEAKYDLSNVLLEKMYAGFAGSMGRGVETHEVWDWTFQN; encoded by the coding sequence atgACCATGCAAACACTCTGCTTCGTCAATCTCTTCATAGCTATCTCCATCTCTCAAGCCACTTCTGCTTACAGATTCCAATTCAACAACTTCGGTATAAATGGCTCTGATCTCTTCTCGTTCCATGGAGACGCAGAGTATGGTCCCGACGCCGGTCGGATGAGCCGGTCGGGTGCTCTCGGTTTGACCCAATTCAGAATTCCTTTCTCTCATGGTCGAGCCATTTACATCAACCCAATCACCTTCAAGCCTCCCAACAACGCTTCTTCTGTTTACCCTTTCAAGACCTCTTTCACTTTCTCCATCACTCCTCACAACACAAACCCTACCCCTGGTCACGGTTTCGCCTTCCTCGTTGTCCCACGTAACCAAGACGACGCCGCTTCCGGTTTAGGCTACCTCAGTCTCGTGAACCGAACCAGTAACGGTAATCCAAATAACCATCTCTTTGCGGTTGAGTTTGATGTTTTTCAGGACAAGTATCTTCACGACATCAACGATAACCATGTCGGAATCGACATTAATTCGGTCGACTCTGTGACTTCGGTTAAATCCGGTTATTGGGTTATGACTAGAAGCGGTTGGTTGTTCAAGGATTTGAAGCTGAGCAGTGGAGATAAATACACGGCTTGGATCGAGTACAACAACAATTTAAAAGTGATCTCGGTTACGATTGGTCTCGCGCATTTGAAGAAACCGAACCGGCCTTTGATTGAAGCGAAATACGATCTCTCCAATGTTCTTCTCGAGAAAATGTATGCCGGTTTTGCCGGTTCAATGGGCCGTGGTGTCGAGACACACGAGGTCTGGGACTGGACTTTCCAGAATTAG
- the LOC106345912 gene encoding lectin-like protein At1g53070 → MTMQTLCFITLFISIFTSSPASAYRLKFNHFGNGTDLFSFHGDAEYGHDTDGTTRSGSLSLTKDKTPFSHGRAILINPITFKTPNNASSVYPFKTSFTFSITPHKTNPTPGHGLAFLVVPSNQHAGSGLGFLSLVNRTSNGNPSNHLFAVEFDVFQDKSFKDINDNHVGIDINSVDSVTSVKSGYWVMTRNGWLFKDLKLSSGDKYAAWIEYNNNLKVISVTIGLAHLKKPNRPLIEAKYDLSNVLLENMYAGFAGSMGRGVERHEIWDWTFQN, encoded by the coding sequence ATGACCATGCAAACACTCTGCTTCATCACTCTCTTCATATCTATCTTCACCTCTTCACCCGCTTCTGCTTACAGACTCAAATTCAACCACTTCGGTAACGGCACCGATCTCTTCTCATTTCATGGAGACGCAGAGTATGGTCACGACACCGACGGCACGACCCGGTCCGGTTCTCTCTCATTGACCAAAGACAAAACTCCTTTCTCTCATGGTCGAGCCATTCTTATCAACCCAATCACCTTCAAGACTCCCAACAACGCTTCTTCTGTTTACCCTTTCAAGACCTCTTTCACTTTCTCCATCACTCCACACAAAACAAACCCTACTCCTGGTCACGGTCTCGCCTTCCTCGTCGTCCCAAGTAACCAACATGCCGGTTCCGGTTTAGGCTTCCTAAGTCTCGTGAACCGAACCAGTAACGGTAATCCAAGTAACCACCTCTTTGCTGTTGAGTTCGATGTGTTTCAGGACAAGTCTTTTAAAGACATCAACGATAACCATGTCGGAATCGACATTAATTCGGTCGACTCTGTGACTTCGGTTAAATCCGGTTATTGGGTCATGACAAGAAACGGTTGGTTGTTCAAGGATTTGAAGCTGAGCAGTGGAGATAAGTACGCGGCTTGGATCGAGTATAACAACAATTTAAAAGTGATCTCGGTTACGATCGGGCTCGCGCATTTGAAGAAACCGAACCGGCCTTTGATTGAAGCGAAATACGATCTCTCTAATGTGCTGCTCGAGAACATGTACGCCGGTTTTGCTGGTTCAATGGGCCGTGGTGTCGAGCGTCATGAGATCTGGGACTGGACTTTCCAGAATTAA
- the LOC106345911 gene encoding probable hexosyltransferase MUCI70: protein MLTSNSKEKERSLSFLCCWYLGRRRFAMLLLLSLAFVVFILGSYTINKESNSPIIHQSIETMDFVSNQTPLSRELSSFYTENSNDDGIRGSDVDIIHPPPSHHHPCDSFSFPPPPPPGLRRPGPRPCPVCYLSPEEALAHMPKHPFESPVLMNLTYVHEESPVKREEEGQGGSEFGGYPSLKDRTNSFDIKESMTVHCGFVKGTKPGHQTGFEIDEDILPELDQFHDVIVASAIFGKYDIIQEPVNISEMARNNIPFYMFIDEETHSYLKNTSSYSDDNKRVGLWRIIVVHNVPYTDARRNGKIPKLLLHRLFPNVRYSIWLDAKLQLVVDPYQILERFLWRTNSSIAMSRHYRRFDVFVEAEANKAARKYDNASIDYQVEFYRKEGLTPYTDAKLPITSDVPEGCTIIREHIPITNLFTCVWFNEVDRFTSRDQLSFAIARDKIREKVDWSINMFLDCERRNFVKQVYHRDVLMNMKPPRASSSSRVLPEPLPLPRGKAGGSRAAGGKKIPGQRGKRRHRKVSAGGRNMR, encoded by the exons ATGCTCACTTCAAATTCTAAAGAGAAGGAGAGATCTCTCTCCTTCTTATGCTGCTGGTACTTAGGTCGCAGACGTTTCGCAATGCTGCTCCTTCTCAGCCTtgcttttgttgtcttcatcttGGGTTCCTACACTATCAACAAAG AGAGTAATAGTCCAATCATTCACCAGAGTATTGAGACCATGGATTTTGTTAGCAACCAAACACCGTTAAGTAGAGAGTTGAGTTCTTTCTATACTGAAAACTCTAATGATGATGGCATTAGAGGAAGTGATGTAGACATCATCCATCCTCCTCCATCCCACCACCATCCATGTGATAGTTTTTcgtttcctcctcctcctccaccaggACTCAGAAGGCCTGGACCACGCC CGTGTCCTGTATGCTATCTATCTCCAGAAGAGGCCTTAGCTCATATGCCAAAGCATCCATTTGAATCTCCTGTGCTCATGAATTTGACATATGTCCATGAGGAGAGTCCTGTAAAACGTGAAGAAGAAGGTCAAGGAGGCTCTGAGTTTGGAGGTTATCCTTCTCTTAAAGATAGGACTAACTCCTTTGACATTAAAGAGTCCATGACAGTGCACTGCGG GTTTGTCAAAGGGACAAAACCGGGACATCAAACCGGATTTGAAATTGATGAAGATATCCTTCCTGAGCTGGACCAGTTCCATGATGTGATTGTTGCTTCAGCTATATTtg GAAAGTACGATATAATTCAAGAACCGGTGAACATCAGTGAAATGGCAAGGAACAACATCCCTTTTTACATGTTCATTGACGAAGAAACACATTCATATCTTAAGAACACTTCGAGTTACTCAGATGATAACAAGAGAGTAGGGTTGTGGAGGATCATTGTTGTCCATAACGTTCCTTACACCGATGCAAGACGCAATGGAAAG ATTCCGAAGCTTCTGTTGCATAGATTATTCCCAAATGTCAGGTACTCTATATGGCTTGATGCGAAGCTCCAGCTTGTTGTAGATCCATACCAAATACTTGAAAG GTTCTTGTGGAGAACGAACTCTAGTATTGCAATGTCGAGACATTACAGACGTTTTGATGTGTTTGTGGAGGCTGAGGCAAACAAAGCCGCGAGAAAATACGACAATGCATCAATTGATTACCAAGTAGAGTTCTACAGGAAGGAAGGCCTAACACCTTATACTGATGCTAAGCTTCCAATAACAAGTG ATGTTCCTGAAGGTTGTACAATCATAAGAGAACACATACCGATCACAAACCTCTTCACGTGTGTTTGGTTCAACGAAGTTGATCGGTTTACTTCAAGAGATCAACTAAGTTTTGCGATTGCGAGAGATAAGATAAGAGAGAAAGTGGATTGGAGTATCAATATGTTCCTCGACTGTGAAAGACGCAACTTTGTAAAACAG GTTTATCATAGAGACGTTTTGATGAACATGAAACCTCCtcgagcttcttcttcttctagggTTCTTCCTGAGCCACTGCCTTTGCCACGTGGTAAAGCTGGCGGTAGTAGAGCCGCCGGAGGGAAGAAGATTCCGGGACAACGTGGAAAAAGGCGTCACCGGAAAGTTTCAGCCGGTGGAAGAAACATGAGAtag
- the LOC106351046 gene encoding uncharacterized protein LOC106351046 has translation MTTSASMNPSLFRVICILHSVIALTSGTLMMFYTEKASIFGPGSEIASKLKGSTPHDELLIQISQSFSGLLLFAIGLILFMVSFVKDREFHGFFAGGSVILYVLMASWRVLFEWKIEDLAYEWPKQALGDIALGISWVFFLVYSWREKYD, from the coding sequence atgaCTACATCAGCTTCAATGAACCCATCTCTCTTTCGAGTAATCTGTATACTCCACTCAGTCATTGCTCTAACAAGTGGGACCCTAATGATGTTCTACACAGAGAAGGCTTCCATCTTCGGACCAGGAAGTGAGATCGCTAGCAAACTCAAAGGATCAACGCCGCACGATGAACTACTCATTCAGATATCTCAGTCTTTCTCCGGTTTGCTCCTCTTTGCTATTGGTTTGATACTGTTCATGGTGTCTTTTGTTAAAGACAGAGAGTTTCACGGCTTCTTCGCTGGAGGGTCTGTGATTCTCTACGTGTTGATGGCTTCTTGGAGGGTTTTGTTCGAGTGGAAGATTGAAGATCTTGCTTATGAATGGCCTAAGCAAGCTCTTGGAGATATAGCTTTAGGGATCTCTTgggttttctttcttgtttattCATGGAGAGAAAAgtatgattga
- the LOC106351045 gene encoding cytochrome c oxidase copper chaperone 2 encodes MSGLQAQESACSLSQPSKDVAATETKPKKRICCACPDTKKLRDECIVENGESACTKWIEAHLMCLRSEGFKV; translated from the coding sequence ATGAGTGGTTTACAAGCACAAGAGAGTGCGTGTTCCTTGAGCCAGCCAAGCAAAGATGTGGCTGCCACCGAGACAAAGCCAAAGAAGAGGATATGCTGTGCTTGCCCGGATACAAAGAAGCTAAGAGATGAGTGCATTGTAGAAAACGGTGAATCTGCCTGCACCAAATGGATCGAAGCTCATCTTATGTGTCTTCGCTCTGAGGGTTTCAAAGTTTGA